The following nucleotide sequence is from Arvicola amphibius chromosome 1, mArvAmp1.2, whole genome shotgun sequence.
CTCCGACTTGATATTTTGAATCCTTTAACTAGTATGTTGGAGATGGTTCCAGATCACATACATTTCAGagttaatgaattttaaaatctttgctCTCATGGTTATGTTTCTCCATTCTGCTTTTCCTTGAGCTGACCTTAATCTTAATCACATCCTGTTGTGTCATCTTGGAGCAGAAGCTGGCCCTTCTGTTTTGTGTTCCCTATGTGCCACATCCTGAAGGAGGATATGGTTAAGTGCCTGAAGGGTGTGCTATGATGGTTGGGATTTCAGATTGTCCTGGAGCTCAAACATGATTTCCAGGAAGGCCTAGCTGCCCATGCCCTGCTTTTGGTCCCACAAGAAAGAGCTTCCTCCTGCTAATAAAAAACCAGGAAATCTGCCAGGAGAATGGGGTCAGTTGGTGGGCACGCTCTGTGCCTTGGTCAGGTTTCTTGCTCTTTCTCAGCAAAGTTTACAGCTCAGAGCTTGGTCAGCAGTGGCCCTGCATGtatgactggtgtgtgtgtgtgtgtgtgtgtgtgtgtgccgtggaTCTCTGACATTGTTCGTGAAGtggtccacccacccacctcttaCTCCATTATGAGAGAGCTCTTGACTCTTCCCCAATACTTATGTTAGGCTTATCTTTTATATAATAGTCTTAAAGTTTTGTGTGTTGACTTAATCTGAACACCACTGTAGGGTAATAGGCTGTGGGGGGCTTGAGAAACATGGAAGGGGGCAGATAGGGCCAACggaaaagagaagagggattCTTCAATGCCTGCCCTTAAGGTTGACTAGCAAAGGAGAAGCAATGGAGACTAGATGAAATAAATCAATCAGAATAGATCTACTTAACCTTCAACTTTGTGcaactctgtttgtgtgtgtgtgtgtgtatgagagagagagagagagagagagagagagagagagagagagagagagagagagagagagagagagagagagtctgtctccAGGAGATTTTGATAAGTAAAATTagattaattatttcatttagttgtataatttttttcttttttggtttttcgagacagggtttattttgtGTAAtggccctggctattctggaacttgctctgtagaccaggctggcctcgaactcagagatccgcctgcctctgcctccctgagtgctgggattaaaggcttgtaccaccacctggcttaattgTATAAATTTTTCTAAAGACAAAATGTAGACAGCCAgattgtctgtaatcccagcactcaggaggccaaggctggGGTATTGAGCTCAAGGTCATTTTGGCCTACAAAATGAAacttgtttaaagaaaaagaaatcagagctgAGAGAGTGGCTTGCTTGCCTCACCTGCTAGGGTTCTTTCACTAGCACTGAGGAAGGAgatgcaggaagatcaggagttcaaggctacatagcaggtggaggccagtctgggaaaCAGTGTGGTTCTATctctaaaaaagaaagtgaaagtgACCAAAATGTGAGCCTGATctgggagaagggggaaaggtcCTTTGTGAAGTGGCACGGATCCCCTTGGCTTACAGCGGGTTCCATCCTCACAAACCCATTATGGCCATTAGATTGGCAGCACGGTTTTCGGGAACAAAGTCCATACTCAACACACACCAGTTTCAAGTCGCTGTGATATTGCAGTGATCTCTGGATCACTGCTGTCTCATCTTTTTCTCTTGAGTTAGATCGAAGAGAAAGTGTCACTAGTTGGCTCTGGGCAGAAAGTCAGACTCAGAAGGAAGGAACGGAAGAATGATCGCTCCATATTCAAGGACCTACAcctgtctcatcctgccaagGAGACACTTTTGGAAATCAGCGTGCATGTACTATTGAGGCAGCTGTGCTGAAGGCTGCCTCCGAGAAAGCTTGGCAGGGTCAGGATGGACTGATCTGGTCCTGGGGTGTTTGCAAATCAAACTCCATTGATGTATACCACCATGTGTTTGCCCTCCTTGCCCCTGTTGCGTTCAGGAGGCAGGGGTGGAGTTAAGACAGAAGCATAATGTTCTAGAGCCATATTTACCACCTGGCTTTCTACCTGCCTACAAAACGTTACAAAACAGCAAAATGGTGGGAAGTCATATCATAACAatcttttgaagaaagaaagtggaggcttactttatgtgttttgcctgcctccctgcctgcctgcatgtgactgtggaggccagaagagggtggtggattccctggaagtggacttagagatggttgtgagccaccatgtgagtgctgggattagaactctggtcctcctgcaAGAACGCATGCTCCAAATTAGGGAGCTGTCTCTTCATCCCCTCAGGACAAGCGTAGTGTCCCAGTTCTGAGCAGTAGTAGCTAATGTAATGGGATCCAAAAAGGAATTTCtaggcactcagatcagaaaGGTTATCTCTGGCAGCAGAGGTGACTTTTGTTCTATTTCTGTCCATGTGTCCAATAGTGATCATATTAACCGTCAAGTTTATGTATTGACTATAAATTGAAGATATCAACTAGCATTCTTTATGTTGAATGATTTATCAATTTGATCTTTAaattttgttggcttttttgaGGTTTTGCTAATTGCCTTCAAACAGGGCCCTAGGAGCAAAGAGGgattaaaagaaaggagaagggaggtagGGACCTTGGCAGTGTAGTTATCTTCTCCCCATGATCTGCTTGGGTCTCTTCCCTACCATGTCCCTCACGCACCTCTTGGGTATGGAACATATCGTGGTAATGCTGGTCGTACACACCTGTGTTCTATAAACCTTTCACTTTTGGTTCCTAACAGTGACTGCTTCGTTCAGCTTTCAAATCCAAACATAGCAACCATGAAGGAAGATGTTCTCTACCACTTCAACCTCAGCACCAGCACCCACGATTTCCCTGCTATGTTTGGGGATgtaaaggtaaaaagccctggcTTTGCTACTGTAGATTGCCTTATGGTCGACTTCCTCTTTGGTACGGCTGCAACTACGCGCAGATGATTGACAGGGGACAGGACTGCATTCTATCTCTCTCAGATTTTTACAAATGGTTATCTTTCATTTACAGGGATTAGCAAGTAGAAGAGAGAACAGATGTTAAGTTCTCCTGTGTAGGCCTCTGCTTCATCTCTGAGAACTTTCATATGTGAACAACAGCATGAGAATCTCCTGAGCCACTCAAGGTGGCCCATGTCTATGACTCTAGCGACTCCAGATCTCAGGAGTTTGGGGCAGTCTAGGCAATGTAGAGATCTGGGAAGGATTTCCAAGAGATGCAGTGTCAATATGGAGTCTGTATGATCCCTGCTTGTAGTTGGAGATGTATATTGGAGCTATTGTTTTAGTTATCGGAGGGATAATTTTAATGGAGACACCTCCAGTATAGAGTCTTCGGTTCTCAGTCCCAGTGTGTCTTAAATTTTTGTAAAGTTCTTTGTTAAAATTTGTTTCTAATAGACATCTATTTGCATCTTTGCGAGGAACAGTGTGACATTTAGTTCGTGTATGTGATATGAAGTGGCAAGCAAAATGGTTAGCTGCACGTTCACAACTCAGGACACTCAGAATCCTGTCTGCTGGTTCTCTTGCAATTTACAGTTAGTTACCACACTATTAAAACCGGGCTCTTTGGTAACCATAGTTACCATACTACTACAACAGGACTTTTCAATGTTCAGTCCTGTTAAAGAGGAATTGACACACTAAACTAAAAACCAAGATGGGCTTTGAACACTGAAACTGGACCCCATCTGCCAAGGCTAGAACTCACCTTTGGTAGCAAATGGTGGGCAGATTTCATGTTTTTTAATTGATTGAATTTCCATCTATCCCAATATTGCTAATCTATTTTTTCTATTGCAGCCCTGGAAATGTCCTTTCATGTTTAGAGATATGCATTTAATTCTTTTATCCTTAGGTTCCATTAAATCACTTTCACTATTTGCTAGTCTTTGGCAAAATAAAGTCTTAGATGACCCTTTGCAAAGCAAAGGTTTTGCTTCTCTACCTGCAAATTCCCAAACCCCTACTGGGCCGCTGTTCTTTGCCACTTAACACTGGGTCACTCTGGTCACACGAGGTGAGGTTTTCCAACCCTCTGAGTCTAAACTCAAACTCCCTTCCAGCACCCTAGACTGCCTCCCACCTGGTGTGTGAGACCCAGCGTGGTGCCTGCTCTTGGCTtttcaaagacagccagggccTGTATAGAGCTGACCTCACTGTGCTCTGGGTGCCTGTGCCGAGCAGTGATTGCTAAAATCTCCCCAGGAAGTTGATTGCTCACTTCCTTAGATACTCTTGGTAAAGGTCCGGCCTGAAAACTTGCTAGGAAGTTCGCAGATGACCCCCAGTGTTGCCAGTCAACTTGAAGAGCTCTAACGACAGGGTGTCCTCTGCTTTCAGTTCGTGTGTGTTGGTGGAAGCCCTTCCCGGATGAGCACCTTCATCAGGTATGTGGCTGCTGAGCTGGGCCTTGACCATCCAGGGAAAGAGTATCCCAACATCTGTGCAGGCACTGACCGCTACGCCATGTATAAAGTCGGACCTGTGCTGTCTGTGAGCGTGAGTACTTGCCTTTCACTTGGATTTGGTCTCCATGCTCTGCAAGGCCCTGTGCCCCACACTTCTGCCTGTGCGAACAGCTGAACAGCTGGCACCCTAACATTTGTTTACTGTAAATGGCTGGGAGCATGGTGAGCTCTTAGCAGCTGGCATCTGGGCATGAGTAAGTCCTAGGCTCCAGCCCTTGAGGCTTAGCTTCCTGGGGAGCCTCGGTATACAAAAGCAGATACGCATGTCAATATACACAGCTGTCCACTCCGTGTGGGGGTGGCAGGTGTGGGGGAGGGCTTGCTTGCCTGGCCCAGGGCTGGAAGAAGAGCCACATGTCAGGTCTCCGTGCCTCTTCTATCTCATAGTGACTGACCTGCTTTATAACGCAGGTTGTGTGAGTGATAAAAGTGACTACAGAAATCTCCAGTATCCTATTAAAGGGATCATTTTCTAGCGATTGATCTCCTTTGATGGCATTAATATAATGAAGAACTGCAGCTCACAGTGAATCCCCGTCCTGTTGAGACATGTGTCTGGATACTAGTCAGCTAGACTTCCAAGCGTATCAGTCATGTAAAATCACCTGTTAGCAAAGTTACCTTGTGGAAGCGATTCCTGTGTTTGCCATTCTGAAAGGGGTCCCTTTGCATTAGGGCTCTGCCTTAGGCACAGCACCTGCCTGGCAAGGGGAGAGGAGGTGTCTTAGATGTGAGGGTGGGAGGGTCTTTGAAAGGTGTGTGGAGTGGGGTTGCATtggtgcagaggccaggagaataTTGCAGAGGCAAAAGTGTAGTCAGTAGATTGTCTGATGTCAGGGATTGAGCAACCAGCCAGTTATCTTGTTTTGCTAAATTGGAGAGGGCAGGAGAAAAGTGCAGTGGTAAAACCTTATCTGGTATGGATAAGGGCCTTTGGGCATGGCTTCAGCAATCAGAAGGCAATGCTCCTTACCTAGGGACAgcagctgcttccttcctcccagctgcttccttcctccctctatgCAGCTTGTGTGAGTCAAGCTAGGTAGGTCATGTGGAGGACAGCTGTTAATATTTTGAAGCCTATCCATCatgaacacatgattttattAGTtgaaataagccacataaaacaTACAGTAATCTCCTTCCCCATATGGGCTTTGTTCCAAAGAGCCTGGCCGAAGCAGATGAGTACCAAAGCTGATGAATACATTTCACTTGTCACCCAGGTATAGCAAAAGGATGGCAATAACGACTCAGAGTAGAAAATTGTAACTGTATAATACAGTGGAAGTTAGGGTAATGTTCTCTCTGTCACAGTCTCGTTCTCGGCAAAAGCTTGCTTGTCTTTGGGTGACTTAAAATGTGGAGTGAGTCCTTCGGAGGGACTTCTATATGAGCTGACGGTTGCACAATGCTGGGCTTAGCCTCTGTATTTCTCTCTGGTTTCAGCACGGCATGGGCATTCCTTCCATTGGGATCATGTTGCATGAACTCATCAAGATGCTGTACCATGCCAGGTGTTCCAACATCACCATCATCCGCATCGGCACTTCCGGCGGGATAGGTGAGGACTGAGGATGAGGATTGATTCCTGCCCTGTGGGTAGGGGAGGGGCCAGAGCCCTGCAGCTGCTCTAGCATGGTGTGAACACATACCAGACCGCTCAAGGGCCTCCTTCTCTGCCCGGCTCCTCCTTCCATCAAAGTGTGTACCGGGGCGCGGGGCGGTGGGATACAAAACTAACAAGGGGCCTGAAATTAGCTCAGAAATTCCTAATcattgacaaaacaaacaaaaacctaacccTCTCAAAGCCCCCaaatcccccaaacaaacaaaaacccttaagAAACCCCAAACAGcccccccaccacatacacagacCCACAAACAACCTAAGAAGCAAAGAAGTGATCTTGAAGAAGACTGTTAAACGCTGAAGATTGGAAGCTTTCTCACTGGTATAGAGTCTAGGGATGGCACAGGAGTTCATCATGTATTTGAGATGGGGAGTTCTGCCCCAGCCTTGGTCATTCATCTACCATTAATCTCAGTGAATGAGTTAATCCATCTTTTAGAGTAGAGCAACAAACAGTCTCTTCTCACAGGTCCTGAGTCTTCCTATTTCACAGTGGGGATTTTCTTTCAGTGTGTGGGTTTTGGCagtcagggctgtgtgtgtgtgtgtttgtgtgttgggcGGTGACATACTATGGCCTAAGTAAAAGTCTGAAGCTATAAAAGGACTGCCCAGCTCTAAAGCAATTTCTTATTTGCCACTAAGGAACTAAAGTCACTGTAGACACTGGTTTCTAGCAATTCTTCTTCCCACCAGGAACACAAGGCCATTGATAGGAAGCCATATTGACTCCAGGGGCAGTAGAGCCTTAGATTTTGGCGTCTGGGTCTATGGACATTGTTCTTGGAAGGCAGGATTTCTAAATCCCTGATAGTGGTCAcattgtataagaaaaaaatatgaacccagcagaaaaggaaaagcaggatGTTGTCCTTTGAAGTGCGCAGCTACTCAAGGAGGAGGCACCTCCAATGCCGACACTGCAGAGGTGGTGGTTGTTGGTTACAGAGGAAGAGCAGGCTAGTCAGGAGTTGGAAAGGATTGAGGCTGGTTTTGAGGCACGTGGCTTTTCTATACTTTTGGATCTGGCTGAaagtttaccaaaaaaaaaaaaaaaaaaaagatataatctGGAATGATTAAGTTAACATGGCCACCTTGTTGGTGGAGAGCTAGTCAGTGCTACagcctggaagacagagacattCAGTAAAGGATGCCGAGACTCTTGGCAAGATTGctgttctctgctttcccttGCTTTCAGCAATGGTTCTGTGCAAACTCCCAATCAGGAAAAGTCCTAACTAGGAAGAGGGATAGATGGCTTTGAATATACGCTGGGTGCTTCCGTACTCCACTGTGTCGGGTCGTGTTCCTTGTGCCTGTTCTCGGCAACGCTACTTTGTCACCCTGGGTAACGGCGATTCCTGGGTCTTCCTCAGGTCTGGAGCCTGGATCTGTGGTCATCACCCAGCAGGCAGTGGATGAGTGCTTCAAGCCAGAGTTTGAGCAGATTGTCCTGGGAAAGCGGGTGGTTCGCAGCACCAACCTGGATGCGCAGCTGGTGCAGGAGTTGGTGCAGTGCGCCTCAGACCTGGATGAATTCCCCACCGTTGTGGGTAACACCATGTGCACCTTGGACTTCTATGAGGGTGAGACGAAGGGAGGGAGAGTCTGGTCTAGggatccctccctctccccaagcCTGCTCTGTGATGGGGTGGTACTGTCTCTGCTGGGACACCCGCATGTGGGCTGCTAACTCAGTCCCTGTATTTCTGCTGTAATATTGACCCAAACAGCTATCCACTCCATGAAGACAGGCAGGCGGGGGCCCCTCGTCCCTGTGTCTTGAAGGCACGTACTGCAGGGTGCCCAAGTGTAATAACCTCTCACTATGAGCATGCGGTTCTCCTGTCTTTGTGTGATACAGGGCAAGGCCGTCTGGATGGTGCCCTCTGCTCCTACACGGAGAAGGACAAGCAGGCCTATCTACGAGCAGCCCATGCCGCAGGTGTCCGAAATATTGAGATGGAATCTTCATTGTTTGCCACcatgtgcagtgcctgtggccTGAGAGGTAAGAAGACCCGTGATGACCTTGGTGTCCGTTGACTTCTCTCTTGTGTCTGCCTTAACCCGGTGTCGACCCTGGAGCCCTGGAACACATGCAATGTCTTAATTGTCACACTGCAAAACAGAGGGTCCTCAGTGTCCTTGCAGTGATTTCCCACACCACTGAGAAGAGTGACAAAGATGGTGGTGACCTATTCCAGCTCAGATAGAAAGCTTCCCCAGCCTTGCCAAGAGCTTGGCTTTCAGTACTGAAGGGCTAATCCACCCTCTTGTCTAGACCTGAGCATCCTTCCAGACAGATCTGGGGCAACCTATGTCCTGCAGGGCTGCAcagggcagccaggagctggcCCTGGGCAAAGGCCATAGGTGACGTGGTAGAGTAGGGAACTGCCGGCGTTGCTGGAGGGTGTCTTCCTCCAGGGTGTCCCACTCCATCCGTGCAGCCCTGATGTTCCTGCTCTTCAcactccctggtgctgggatacTTCCTTGGCCCTGGCCTGCGTCCTCGGTGAGCTAAGGAAGGTGTCTGACCCTGCCTTGATGAGACCTTTGCTCCTTGCAGCGGCTGTGGTGTGTGTCACCCTCCTGGACCGACTGCAAGGGGACCAGATCAACACTCCCCATGATGTGCTGGTGGAATACCAGCAGAGACCTCAGCGACTGGTGGGCCACTTCATCAAGAAGAGCCTCGGGAAAGCCTGAGGCCCTTGTCCTCGTCACCCAGGGCAAGCCTTTGCAACTCCTGGTcaataaatctatttttcataTCCCAGTGTGTGGCTTGGCATTCATTTTACACAGGAACATATGGAACTGGGCTGCATTTGACTGTAAGAAATCTGTGGGTTAGACACACAGATGCTATGCTTTAAGGAACATTTAAAAACGATTCAAATCTGAGGGGGGGACCTTTTTTTAGGACTATTCTAAATGAATGAAAACTTTCAGACTTTTATTTCAAAGGTGGTCAGGTGGTCAGATTTCATGTCACTAAAGAAATTTGGCCAATTGTGCCAGTAAGCAGATTTCCTTATACGTTTCAAAAATGCTATGCAGTCATCCCTCGACAGGTGCAGAAAGACTTCAAGACTGACAGGAGCCTGTTGTCAGGGAGAGGAGCACAGGAGAGCCACCCCAGAACCTGAAGCGCACTTTCCTGTGGGACTTGGCAGCACTTTTGTGACTGCGCCCCTACTACTTCCCACAAGTGTTGATGGCCAAGCTCAGGGTGGACCTAGGTGGTCCTGTACCACCCTCTGCTGCCCAGTCGAGGTAGTGCAGGCTTTCTGCCCAGAAATTAAAAGGTTCGCCCACACCCTGGCTTGTAGTGGTGTCCTGCAGCTGGAGGGACCAGTTCAGGGCCTAGCTTACAAGAAAGGCAGCTCAACAGAGCATCTCATTTGCATCTGGCAAGCCCTCATATGCTTCGGCTGTCACAGCTGAGTTTGTGGATCTACTTGGGTTATTGGGGTAAACACTTTTACCCGAATTTCTCCACATGCCACCGAAGACTAAGCCCCTCCCACCTACGCTGGCTCCTAATTTTCAGCTCTGTTCCACTCTGGACATTGACTTTGTCCACTGGGGCTCCCTTCCTATCACACTGACTTTGTTCACTGGGGTTCCCTTCCTACCACCCGACCTCAGTCTCCTGCACCCCTTCATTCCATTCCCCCCCATGCTGACAATAAGGAACCCTTCCTACAGGAGAAATGACACCAAGTGGGCATCCTTCAGCAAATTATACAGAGTTATGAGCTTGGCTGGGTTTGTTCTGATGGACCAATTCCTCCCATTTAGAACCTCGGGGTCCTGCTCTGCCTCAGGGCATCCTTTGGAGATGGGCTCAGAATGGTATCCCGACACTAAATCACAACTGCTAATCCTTTTGCAAACAGAAATGTGAAAATGTTACCAGTGGCACTCTGGGAGTTTACCTCAGAAAACATGACATTTGTTCCCATGTCTCCATGATGAGGAAGCTCACTACTTCTATATCCCTTCTTTCTGTACAGCCCAATCCCATAACGGTAACAATGTCATCTACGGGACGTGAAGGGAATGATGCTGTCTTTGTCACACATTTTAGCATTAACCCAATTTAACCTGTGCAAACCTGTATGACTTGGTAATTCACCTCTTGTCCTAAGCCTGCTGCCTTCAACTGTTTGGCGAAAGCTTACATGGCTCAAAAAATGTGGAAAAGAATGTTCATGGTGGCATCGTCCTCCATAGCAATGCTGGGAGCAGTTGGTAACCACCTAGTTAGGTGGGGGCATGTGACTTTCCCTTATAAAGTAAAAAGGCCAGACTCTTACTGTTTGTACTGGATACTTTTatggcaacttgacacaagctaaagtcatcgaGAGAagggaacttcaattaagaaaatgctttcataagaTGGGtctgtagggggctggagaaatggctcagtggttaagagcactgactgctcttccagaggacctgggttcagttcccagcacccacatggcagcacacaactgtctgaaaatccagttacaggggatctgacaccttcacaccaatgcacataaaataaagataaataagtcataaaaaattaagaaaaagatgggtctgtaggcaaacctgtagggtattttcttagtgattgatcgGGAGGGACCCTTTGTGcatggtaccatccctgggctggtggccctggggtctgcaagaaaggaggctgagtaagccatgggaagcaagccagtaagcagcacccctccatggcctctctccagtgtctgccctggctgtcctccctccccaggttgctttggtcatggtgtttcatcgcagcagtAGTTGCCAGGGACCAGCTTTGACAAAATTACTTCTCGCCAGGGTAgcggcatggggattagaaatatagtaaagactatgaagatgtgaatgaaactaacaaaacagagaaacatataggatagtattgggagggaaagCCAGTGAGTACTAAAATTTGCCTGTGCTTAATTTCCCAGCTTTCATTTAATTTCCTATTACTTAAAATATCCTTGACTCCAAAAGGTTGGAGTAAGACGAAaacctgcattaacatgatacaggGAAATGTACATACCAATTGAATGTCACGGGCTACaaccatagttaaacattctgttgttagaacaaaacaagtcatgctcacaccctagacccaAATATTCTATAGTCAAACTGCTCCCTGGGTAGAATTCATTGTCAACTCTCCTTAAGAAAGTTGAagccttagttggatccttagacttgtttgaggtagaaacacatctACTTCTCTATACTTGAAATACAAGATCTGGCTATTAGCCCCACCTGTTGAAAATAACCTAGAGAGAACAGAACTCTCTGTTTTATAGCTAGGTGGgaactttgtttgagacagaagcACAATaaaaccttgaaggaactagaggtgaGTTCtgactctctgacctttgatcaatgaggaaataggctcacatttttgggtctccacaaATAGTAACCCTAGACGCTGCTGTTTCCGAAAAGCTTCTGTGCAGACAAGTCACTGGCTGCCTGGAAGGAAGTGCCTCGCTTTCTGCACAGGTGCTGGAGACTGGCCTTTACTCATCAGGGGAGGTCCCCGCTGGTGCTGGTTGACTGAAAGGAGCAGTCAGAGTTGTAGGCACTCACAGGGCTTCAACTCACGACATTGCCATGTTTGTGGTGTCAGGATGTGGGCATCAGGAAGTTGGCTGAATCCTTACATGCAAGTCAGAGTGGGCACAGATGTAGAGATtggttgtatatgtgtatgaagtTGTTTACAAATTTTAGAACTGTAAAGGGCTTTGATGGGGTCAGAGTTGAATGCCTGAGGGGGGTGCTTCCAAAGTCAACCCAGGACTTCTTCTGAAGTACCCTGGCTCTTTGTGGTGTCCTGCAATAGCTAGGGGAGAAGCAAACAGGTGGAGGGTCCCAGAAACACGTTCTTTACTTCACTGCCTCTCTTCCTTAGGATGTCCTACAGACAGACCTAGTGAAAGTCCAAGGGGCAGCTGGGGGACTTGAACTTATGAGGGGCGTGTGGTAAGAGTCCAGCTCTTCTTCAGAGAACTGAGCTATACATAATTTCCTGTGGGCCCTGTCTTGGCTCCTGTTGTCCACCTGGGTCTGTGCTCCCTGCACACCTGTCAGGGGCTTGTAAGGGATAGATCCCCATGCTCCTGGCATTCAGCTTGCTAGAAACAGACCGGTGCCATCTTGTTAGGTGTGTACCCTGGGCTGTGGTTTGCTTGTCACACCACTGAGGATGCTCTGTGCCAAGTGAGGTTCCCACGGGGACAGGATCCAGAGCAGCAAGGCTCAGGAGAGGCATCTGGTGCTTAAGAGAGGTGGAAGTGTTCAGAGGGGGCCAGCCAGAGAGTCAGCGGGAAAGAGGCGGCGTGTCACCCAGAGAGTCAGCGGGAAAGAGGCGGCGTGTCACCCAGAGAGTCATCTGGGAAAGAGGCAATCAGAAGAGGCAGTGACAGAAGACATAAGGGTGCACACGTCACTGGCTGTCACTCTGAGACTAGGTTGTAGAGAATGCCGAGGGGGGTAGCAAGGCGTGAAAGGGATACCTGTTCCTCCTGGGGTCTCTTACTGGACATCCCAAAAGGTGGGGTTTTTTGGTCATCCTAATGACAGATGAGGACAAGCTGGATCTAGAGACTGCGGCCTAAAAGAGTTGGGGTGATTAGGGTACACTTGTGTCGCAATCTTAGGTACGAACAGGAGAGCACTGGGTACAGGGGAAAGGAGCCCCTGAGAACCCACAGTGGCTATCATGCAGCCCAGCTCTTTCCGTCCTGTGCTTCTCAAGCCCCACCCCATGAATCTGTGGACATTTCCTGCAAATACTGTCTTTAGTGGAGAGCAAGTATCTCAGGGCACTTAACAAAACACTACACTAGGTGACATAACCACGTGATGTCTGCTGGTGCTAGTGCTAGAAGGTCAAGATCAAGGTCCAGGCAGTGTTGGATTCTCCCAGGGTTTCTCCCCTGACCTTGTAGATGGCCTCTTTTCCCGAGGTATACCTGTGTCCTCGTAGACGAAGACTTTCcagtgtttgtgtatctgtgcctTCACTGATGACATAGAGTGTGGATGCTTCTTCCCAAGCCTACTGGTCAAACAGGGTGTGTCATCTCAACTAGATGCTTAAACTTATTAAATCATAAATCCAGCCTAAGGATAACATGTCAATGAAAATAAACTCCTTGATCCGCATCAGACATAGCGGCAAGCAAACAAGTTCTGGgcggcaaggggggggggggaggcgcgTATAATTCAGTTGGTATTGTG
It contains:
- the Upp1 gene encoding uridine phosphorylase 1 isoform X1; the protein is MAATGTEAKDLTNHHNDCFVQLSNPNIATMKEDVLYHFNLSTSTHDFPAMFGDVKFVCVGGSPSRMSTFIRYVAAELGLDHPGKEYPNICAGTDRYAMYKVGPVLSVSHGMGIPSIGIMLHELIKMLYHARCSNITIIRIGTSGGIGLEPGSVVITQQAVDECFKPEFEQIVLGKRVVRSTNLDAQLVQELVQCASDLDEFPTVVGNTMCTLDFYEGQGRLDGALCSYTEKDKQAYLRAAHAAGVRNIEMESSLFATMCSACGLRAAVVCVTLLDRLQGDQINTPHDVLVEYQQRPQRLVGHFIKKSLGKA
- the Upp1 gene encoding uridine phosphorylase 1 isoform X2, encoding MGIPSIGIMLHELIKMLYHARCSNITIIRIGTSGGIGLEPGSVVITQQAVDECFKPEFEQIVLGKRVVRSTNLDAQLVQELVQCASDLDEFPTVVGNTMCTLDFYEGQGRLDGALCSYTEKDKQAYLRAAHAAGVRNIEMESSLFATMCSACGLRAAVVCVTLLDRLQGDQINTPHDVLVEYQQRPQRLVGHFIKKSLGKA